The following are encoded in a window of Artemia franciscana chromosome 5, ASM3288406v1, whole genome shotgun sequence genomic DNA:
- the LOC136026992 gene encoding atlastin-like: protein MEKAHDTQGEGHAVQIVRANKDRTFSLDEEALARVLHQDHCKNKPVAIISVTGALRTGKSFLLNFILRYLKKQGRKGWQGPEDSPLTGFKWRGGHERETTGILVWSEVFLIGTPTGEIAILLMDTQGAFDSESTVKDWATIFSLSAMISSIQVLNLLHNIQEDNLQNLQLFIDYGKLALKDTECKPFQKLLFLVRDWSYSYDAPYGIHGGQQIIDQTLQVSEKQHPELQALRKHIKACFTSIKCFLMPHPGLKVATDPQFTGKLTEIEQDFQEQLVSLMESLFTPSNIVVKEIDGMNIKTKDILHYFKSYSRIYNGRELPDPKTVLEATAVANNLSAMATAKEWYINKMKEVFKDSGPYIDPATLIKHHVTLKNSAIDSFTEELKMGSANLSKEYKMELKKEIEASFKLFNENNEIKRQVVDERKKNMLPSVVLATAVIIVAIVKPDVLIPIFSKIF from the exons atggaaaaagctCATGATACACAAGGTGAAGGACATGCAGTTCAAATTGTTAGAGCTAACAAAGATCGTACATTTAGCCTAGATGAAGAAGCGTTGGCAAGGGTACTCCATCAGGACCATTGTAAAAACAAACCTGTTGCAATAATTTCTGTAACTGGGGCACTCAGAACAGGAAAgtcatttcttttgaatttcattCTACGATATCTGAAAAAACAG ggACGCAAAGGATGGCAAGGTCCAGAAGATTCTCCCCTAACAGGATTCAAATGGCGTGGAGGGCATGAACGTGAAACAACAGGAATTCTAGTCTGGTCGGAAGTCTTCTTGATTGGTACCCCAACAGGAGAG ATAGCTATATTACTGATGGATACCCAAGGGGCGTTTGACAGTGAGAGCACTGTTAAAGATTGGGCAACAATTTTTTCATTGAGTGCAATGATAAGCTCCATCCAAGTGCTTAATCTGTTGCATAATATACAGGAAGATAACCTCCAAAATCTTCAA tTGTTCATTGATTACGGCAAACTTGCTCTAAAAGACACTGAATGCAAGCCTTTCCAGAAACTTTTATTTCTTGTAAGGGACTGGAGTTATTCTTACGATGCCCCTTATGGAATTCATGGAGGACAGCAAATTATTGACCAAACGCTTCAAGTGTCTGAAAAACAGCATCCAGAGCTTCAGGCTCTTCGTAAGCATATAAAGGCCTGTTTCACAAGCATCAAGTGCTTTCTGATGCCCCATCCTGGACTGAAGGTGGCAACTGACCCTCAATTTACTGGAAAACTCACAG AAATTGAGCAGGACTTCCAAGAGCAATTGGTCAGCTTAATGGAATCCCTGTTCACCCCCTCAAATATAGTAGTTAAAGAAATTGATGGCATGAATATAAAGACCAAAGATATCTTACACTACTTCAAATCTTATTCAAGAATTTACAATGGTAGGGAGCTCCCTGACCCAAAGACCGTGCTTGAAGCAACTGCGGTGGCTAATAATCTTAGTGCTATGGCTACTGCTAAGGAATGGTACATCAATAAGATGAAGGAAGTATTTAAAGATTCTGGACCTTATATAGATCCTGCTACTTTGATCAAACACCATGTGACACTTAAGAACAGCGCGATTGATTCTTTTACTGAAGAGCTGAAGATGGGAAGTGCTAATTTGTCTAAAGAATATAAGATGGAACTCAAAAAG GAAATAGAAGCCTCATTTAAGCTTTTCAATGAGAACAACGAAATCAAAAGGCAAGTTGttgatgaaagaaaaaagaacatgcTACCATCAGTGGTATTGGCCACAGCAGTTATAATTGTTGCAATTGTGAAACCTGATGTATTGatacctattttttcaaaaattttttga